Proteins co-encoded in one Variovorax terrae genomic window:
- a CDS encoding helix-turn-helix transcriptional regulator, with product MPQTWFVDTPPHGHSLAARSVAMLLDAPHDAAPAARMLDFLNQVAPVEYISLVAYAGIDRGDAPTLVEGHAHSAHTRNVTAECFAIYRRQYWRSDAATRIAQHLRYEAGGSAPVTALHFQPGDIPLASWRNEIYEREHLSDRLSFLYAPLPHTAYAINLYRDETLGGFQPAEIERLLAVAPLLRQAHRGALRLGAGTPVWEYFEPDVRIQRSLVAIKKRAPRLSPREAEVCARIACGLSADGIAAELDVAPSTVLTLRKRAYAKLAEAGLHGGRLALARLAG from the coding sequence ATGCCCCAGACTTGGTTCGTCGACACCCCGCCCCACGGCCACTCGCTGGCCGCGCGCTCCGTCGCGATGCTGCTGGACGCGCCGCACGACGCCGCGCCGGCGGCCCGGATGCTGGACTTCCTCAACCAGGTTGCGCCGGTGGAATACATCTCGCTCGTGGCCTATGCGGGCATCGACCGCGGCGATGCGCCCACGCTGGTGGAGGGCCATGCGCACAGCGCGCACACCCGCAACGTGACGGCCGAGTGCTTCGCGATCTACCGCCGCCAGTACTGGCGCAGCGACGCGGCCACGCGCATCGCGCAGCACCTGCGGTACGAGGCCGGCGGCAGCGCGCCGGTGACGGCGCTGCATTTCCAGCCCGGCGACATCCCGCTGGCGAGCTGGCGCAACGAGATCTACGAGCGCGAGCACCTGAGCGACCGGCTGAGCTTCCTCTACGCGCCGCTGCCGCACACGGCCTATGCCATCAACCTGTACCGCGACGAGACGCTGGGCGGCTTCCAGCCGGCCGAGATCGAGCGGCTGCTCGCCGTGGCGCCGCTGCTGCGCCAGGCGCACCGCGGCGCGCTGCGGTTGGGGGCCGGCACCCCGGTTTGGGAGTATTTTGAACCGGATGTCCGCATCCAGCGGTCATTGGTTGCTATAAAAAAGAGAGCGCCCCGGCTCTCGCCACGCGAGGCCGAGGTCTGCGCCCGCATCGCCTGCGGCCTGAGCGCCGACGGCATCGCGGCCGAGCTGGACGTGGCGCCCTCCACCGTGCTCACGCTGCGCAAGCGCGCCTACGCCAAGCTGGCCGAGGCCGGCCTGCACGGCGGGCGGCTGGCGCTGGCCCGGCTGGCCGGCTGA
- a CDS encoding DUF2061 domain-containing protein has protein sequence MAEFARANLATLKKTASYYLVHITVAALVAYAVTGNLVMAFTLSLLEPTVQAFAFFFHEKAWQRWNARRTAREAGTPALLV, from the coding sequence ATGGCTGAATTTGCCCGCGCCAACCTGGCCACGCTGAAGAAGACCGCCAGCTACTACCTCGTGCACATCACCGTCGCCGCGCTGGTGGCCTACGCCGTCACCGGCAACCTCGTGATGGCGTTCACGCTGAGCCTGCTGGAGCCCACGGTGCAGGCCTTCGCGTTCTTCTTCCACGAGAAGGCCTGGCAGCGCTGGAATGCCCGGCGCACGGCCCGGGAGGCTGGCACACCGGCGCTGCTGGTGTAA
- a CDS encoding SPFH domain-containing protein encodes MALMDFIKKQFIDIIQWTESGDGTLAWRFPMRDMEIQNGGSLTVRESQMAVFVNEGKVADVFGPGLYKLTTQTLPVLTYLKNWDKLFESPFKSDVYFFSTRQQVDQKWGTPQPITIRDPDFGAVRLRAFGNYSFRVADPKLFHTEISGTRDSFRVADLDGQLRGLVLQNISNAIASSGIPFLDLAANQQAFAQALTTQLAPEFGRIGLKLEVMTVQNVSLPEELQKVLDQKIGMGMVGNDMGKFMQYQTAQAIPKFAEGAGSGGGIAGDAMGLGAGVALGQVLAQNLQQGLQGGAAQAAAASAAAAAATVKPDEVMATLEKLGELKAKGILTQEEFDAKKAELLKKLV; translated from the coding sequence ATGGCCCTGATGGATTTCATCAAGAAACAGTTCATCGACATCATCCAGTGGACGGAGAGCGGCGACGGCACGCTGGCCTGGCGCTTCCCGATGCGGGACATGGAAATCCAGAACGGCGGCTCGCTCACCGTGCGCGAGTCGCAGATGGCGGTGTTCGTCAACGAGGGCAAGGTGGCCGACGTGTTCGGGCCCGGCCTCTACAAGCTCACCACGCAGACGCTGCCGGTGCTGACCTACCTCAAGAACTGGGACAAGCTGTTCGAGTCCCCGTTCAAGAGCGACGTCTACTTCTTCAGCACGCGCCAGCAGGTCGACCAGAAGTGGGGCACACCCCAGCCCATCACCATCCGCGACCCCGACTTCGGCGCGGTGCGCCTGCGCGCCTTCGGCAACTACAGCTTCCGCGTGGCCGACCCGAAGCTGTTCCACACCGAGATCTCGGGCACGCGCGACAGCTTCCGCGTGGCCGACCTGGACGGCCAGCTGCGCGGCCTGGTGCTGCAGAACATCAGCAACGCGATCGCGTCCAGCGGCATCCCGTTCCTCGACCTCGCGGCCAACCAGCAGGCGTTCGCGCAGGCGCTCACCACCCAGCTCGCGCCCGAGTTCGGCAGGATCGGCCTCAAGCTCGAAGTCATGACGGTGCAGAACGTCTCGCTGCCCGAGGAGCTGCAGAAGGTGCTCGACCAGAAGATCGGCATGGGCATGGTCGGCAACGACATGGGCAAGTTCATGCAGTACCAGACAGCGCAGGCCATCCCCAAGTTCGCCGAGGGCGCGGGCTCGGGCGGCGGCATCGCCGGCGATGCCATGGGCCTGGGCGCCGGCGTTGCGCTGGGCCAGGTGCTGGCGCAGAACCTGCAGCAGGGCCTGCAGGGCGGCGCGGCGCAGGCCGCCGCTGCCAGCGCCGCCGCGGCGGCGGCAACGGTCAAGCCCGACGAGGTGATGGCCACGCTGGAGAAGCTG